The Macaca thibetana thibetana isolate TM-01 chromosome 11, ASM2454274v1, whole genome shotgun sequence genome window below encodes:
- the TSPAN19 gene encoding tetraspanin-19, protein MLRNNKTIILKYFLNLINGAFMVLGLLFMGFGAWLLLDRNNFLTAFDENNHFIVSISQILIGMGSSTVLFCLLGYIGIHNEIRWLLIVYAVLITWVIGVQVVLSAFIFTKKEEVQQLWHDEIDSVISEYGSKDKPEDITKWTILNALQKTLQCCGQHNYTDWIKNKNKENSGQVPCSCTKSTLRKWFCDEPLNATYLEGCENKISTWYNVNALTLIGINFGLLTSEVFQVSLTVCFFRHIKNIIHAET, encoded by the exons atgttaagaaataacaaaacaataattCTTAAGTACTTTCTTAATCTCATTAATGGAGCTTTCATG gtTCTTGGACTTTTATTCATGGGATTTGGTGCATGGCTTTTATtagatagaaataattttttaacagcttttG aTGAAAATAATCACTTCATAGTATCTATTTCTCAAATTTTGATTGGAATGGGGTCTTCTACTGTTCTTTTTTGTCTATTGGGTTATATAGGAATTCACAACGAAATCAGATGGCTTCTAATTGTG tatGCAGTATTGATAACATGGGTCATTGGTGTTCAGGTTGTACTTTCAGCATTCATCTTCACAAAGAAAGAGGAG GTTCAGCAACTATGGCATGACGAAATTgattctgtcatttctgagtATGGATCTAAAGATAAGCCTGAAGATATAACCAAGTGGACTATTCTGAACGCTTTACAGAAAACA TTACAGTGTTGTGGCCAACATAATTacacagactggataaagaataagaacaaagaaaattcagGACAGGTGCCATGTTCTTGCACAAAGTCTACTTTAAGAAAATGGTTTTGTGATGAGCCATTGAATGCAACTTACCTCGAG ggttgtgaaaataaaatcagtacatGGTATAATGTTAATGCGTTAACCTTAATTGGAATTAACTTTGGACTTTTAACTTCAGAG gttttccaaGTCTCATTAACAGTTTGTTTCTTCAGACACATCAAGAATATAATCCATGCAGAAACATGA